In Candidatus Syntrophosphaera sp., the genomic window CGCGCAGATCCTCGTAAACCGGGGCTACGTGCGGAACAAGAACGAAGCTTTCGACAAGTATATCGGCAACTACAAGCCCGCCTACGTCCCCAAGCCGGAATTGCCGGTACCGGACGCGCTCAAGATAATCCACGACGCTGGCGGCCTGGCCTTGATCGCGCATCCTGGCAAGCTGGTCAAATCCAGTTACATCGAGGAATTCATTGCGATGGGCATCGACGGGCTTGAGGTCTGGCATCCGGATCACTACCAGTTCGAGGTCGAATCCTTCATCGACATCTGCCAGAAGAACGGGCTCTACATGAGCGCGGGAAGCGATTTCCACGGCGAACTGGACACCCACAACCTGTTCGAATCCGTTCCAGCCAACGGGGCCGTTTTGGAAAGCGTGAACAAGCTTTGGAGGGAATACCTGTGCCGCAGGAATTGAGGATCCAGTCCGTCCGCGACCGCATGCCGGTGCGCTATCGGGTCAACCCGATCGTACGCGTTCCGGCGATGATCTTGCACACCCTGCTCGTGGGCTGGAGCCTCTGGGTCCTGTTCAGCTATGTGCGGGCCGATTCCGCCTGGTGGATCAAGGTCCTGCCTTTGGTGGTGCTGTTCGTCTCGCTGGATTCGCTGTTCCGCCATCTCACCTCGCTGAACGCCGTGATCTTCACCCCAGAATGCCTCTGGCTGCGCTACATCCTCAAACCACCCGTGGCCATCGAATATGACCGGATCGTGAGCCTGGAACTGCGCAAGGTGCTGACCTATTATGTCTTTTTGGGCTTTACGGACCGCTCCGGCAAAAAGAGGCTGATCAAGACCCAGGCCTCCTTTCCCCGCATGATCGAGATCATGTACAACATTGCCGACCTCGCGCCGCAGATCGTTATGAACGAAGAACTAAACAAAATGATCGAGGTGATCCGTAACATCAAGAACCGTCAGGAGCAGGCCGAACAATGAACTACGATTTCGACCGCGTGATCGACCGCCGGGGCAGCGGCTGTTTCAAATACGATGCCCTGAAGATGCTCTATGGCAGGGACGATCTGATCTCGCTCTGGGTGGCAGACATGGATTTCGCCGTCTCGCCGGCCATCACGTCAGCCCTGCAGAAACGCCTGGACCATGGAGTGTTCGGCTACAATTTCCATCTTCCTGAGTTCTACGCGGTGGTGGCAAGCTGGGTCGAAAGAAGATACGGCTTCCACGCGGAGCGGGAATGGATGCTGAACAGCCCCGGGATCATGCCAGCGGTCAATCTGGCGGTGCGGCAGCTTACCCGGCCGGGCGACGGGATCCTGATCCAGACTCCGGTGTACCGTCCCTTTTTCAATGCCATTCAGGACCACGGACGGCAGCTGCTGACAAATCCGCTCCTGCTGAGAGATGGCAGCTATCAGATCGACTTTGACGACTTTGAGCAGAAGCTGAAGCAGGCCAAACTCTTCATCCTCTGCAATCCCCATAACCCCATTGGCAGGCTGTGGCGGGAGGATGAATTGCGCCGGATGGGAGGGCTTTGCAGGAACTACAGTGTTCCGATAATCAGCGACGAGATCCACGCCGATATTGTCTATGATGGCGGTAAAGCAATATCCGTAGCCGCTTTGGAAGATTTCGCCGATAACAGCATCTGCTGCGTTTCTCCGGCCAAATCCTTCAATCTGGCCGGTCTGGCCAGCGCGGTGGTCATCGTCAAAAATCCCGCCCTGCGCGAACCTCTGGCCTGGATGATCGAAAAACTCCACCTCTATCTGGGCAACAGCTTTGGCATCCAGGCTGTGATCGCGGCCTATCGCGATTCGGACGACTGGCTGGCTGAGCTGCTGGCCTATCTGCAGAGAAACCGGGAATTCCTGCTCGATTTCTTTGCCACACAGCTGCCCCAGCTGAAGATGATCAAGCCGGACAGCACCTATCTGGCCTGGATCGACTTCCGCGCTCTGGGACTGGATGATGAGGCCATCAAGGATATGTTGGTCAACAAAGCCCGTCTGGCGCTTGATCCCGGGCTCAAATTCGGGGTCGAGGGTGCAGGTTTCCAAAGGCTCAATTTCGCCTGTCCGCGCTCCGTGTTGGCTGAAGCCATGCGGCGCCTCAAACAAGCTTTATAAAGGGGTTTTACCATGCAAGAAACCATAGTTGCCTTATATCAGAAAAATCCAGGGGACTACGTATCTGCAGACCGTGACCTGTTCGCAGCGTTCATCAAAGCCTTGGAAGAAGGGACCATCCGGGCTTGCGAGCCTTCCGGCACGGGCTGGAAAGTGAACCAGTGGATCAAGATGGGCATCCTCTGCGGTTTTCGCATGGGGGTGTTGACCGCGCTGCCCTGGAGCGCCGACAAGGTGTTTTTCGACAAGGATACCCTGCCGGAAAGGGTTTTTACCTTAAAGCAGCAGATCCGGATCGTACCCGGCGGAACTTCCATCCGTTCAGGAGCTTACATCGCGCCCGGAGTGACCGTCATGCCCCCTTCCTACATCAATGTGGGCGCTTGGGTGGATAGCGGCTCCCTGGTCGATTCGCATGCTTTGGTGGGTTCCTGCGCCCAAATCGGTAAAAACGTCCATCTATCCGCCGGGGCCATGATTGGCGGGGTCCTGGAACCGATCGGGTCCCGTCCGGTGGTGGTCGAGGACGATGTTTTCATCGGTGGCAACACCGGCATCTACGAAGGGATCCTGATCCAAAAAAAGGCCGTGATCGCCTCCGGAACGATCATCACGGCCTCCACACCCATCTTCGACTCGGTGCATGGCGAATTTCTTCAGCGCGATTTGGGCGGCTCCTTCACCATCCCCTCCGGGGCAGTGGTCGTTCCTGGAAGCAGGGAAATGAAGGAGCACAAAGGATTTGGAGTCTACTGTCCCGTGATCATCAAGTACCGGGACACAAAAACCGACAGCGCGGTGCAATTGGAGCAGGACCTGCGTGCTGTGCTTGACTGAATCGCGTCGGCTGCAGCCGATCGAACTTTCCCTTATCCGCCGGGTGCTGCATTCCGCTCCGCCTGGCGCCATCAATCTCGCTTTGGGGGAGTTGGGTTTTCCCCTGCCAGAGATATTGCGGCAAAAAGCATTGGATCTGCTGGCGCAGGGAACCCTGGTTTACACACCCAACGCCGGGATTCCCGAACTTCGCGCAGCCATCGCGGCCATCTATCCCGGCTGTGACCCGGATTCAGTCTGCGTCTGTAACGGGGTGGAGGAAGCGGTGTTTGTCACCCTGCTGGCGATCCTCGATCCGGGTGACCGAGTGGCCATCCCCGACCCCGATTACCCGGCATATTCTGCAATATGCAAGATGCTGGAAGCCAATGTTATAAGGCTACCTTTTGAAAGTAATTTGTTAAGTGTGGATTGGCACAAATGGGAGCAACTGCTGGCCGATGGGGTCAAAACGCTGGTCTTCAGCCATCCCAGCAATCCCTGTGGCCACGTTTTCACAGAGCAGGAAGCGCGGCGCCTGGCCGGGCTTTGTTCACAGCATGGCATCGTCCTTGTGGTTGACGAGATCTATTCCCGGCTGTTTTTCAACGCTCCTCCGCCCGGCTTCCACGGCCGGATGGAGCCTTCCTTCATCCTCGGCGGCCTATCCAAATCCCACTGCATGAGCGGATGGCGGCTGGGCTGGATCGTGGCCCCGCCAGGATTCTCGGCCGCGGTCATCAAAGCCCGGCAATATGTTTCCACCTGCAGCAACTGGCTGTCCCAGCATCTGGCAGCGTATGCCTTATCAGACGATGGAGGCAGGGCCGCCGACGAGGTCATGGGCCAGTTACAAGCCAGCCGCGATCTGGCATTGGAGAAACTAAGCCCCTGGCTCGACCGGGTCCTGGTTCCCTCCGCCACGCCGTATCTGTTGCTGAGAGTGGAGGGCGACGACCTGCGTACTGCTTCCTATCTTGCCCGGAAAGGAGTGATTTGCGTTCCCGGTTCCGCCTTTGGGGAAGTTTCCCGAGGCTGGCTGCGGATCAATTACGCGGTCGACAAACAGCAACTAACCACAGCTTTGGACATCATCCACGATGAACTATATCTTCACTAAGGCCCTGATCTTTCCCATGGAATTGCCTGGTCCGGCGGTTTATGATTCGCTGCTGGTGCAAGACGGCAGGATCGCGCTTCTGGGCTCGTTGAGCGATTGCAGGTCTGCCGCCGGGGGAAAAGCTGAGATCATCGATCTGGCCGGAAAAGCCTTGTTGCCGGCGTTGACGGACACCCACACCCACTACACGGAATTTGCCCAACAGAGCCTGCAACTCGATCTTTCCGCCTGCCGGAGCATAGCAGAGATCAGAAATTGCCTCAAAAGCTATCGCGAGCGGCAGCGAGAACTGCCGGCCTGGGTTTTGGGCGGAGCTTGGGATAAAAACCGGATCGACAGCCCGCAAAACATCAATGCCGCCCTTCTGGACGATTTTTTCCCGGATGTGCCGGTAGCGCTTTACAGCAAGGATTTTCACAGCCGCTGGTGCAATTCGGCTGCCCTGCGCATTGCCGGAGTGGATGAATCCAGCCCCGATCCCGTCGGTGGAAAATACCAGAGGGACACGGCCGGCAACCTGACCGGCATCCTGTATGAGACGGCGTCCGAACTGCTGGAGCAATTCATCGTTCCGCCCAGCCGGGAGATGGTCTTGGATGCTTTGGCTCAGGCCACGTCCGGGATCCATAAACTCGGACTAACAACGGTCCACAGCATGGAAACATCGCGGGGAGCCGAGATTCTTGAGCAATTTGTCCGCGAAAGCCGGTCACTGCGTGTTTGCCGGCACTTTTTCCTGGATGAACTGGATGCGATGATCGGGCATGGGCTACATTCCTACACGGGTGACGAATGGTACAAACTCGGCGGCGTGAAGCTTTTCGCGGACGGCTCTTTGGGCTCGCAGACAGCCGCCATTTTCGCGCAATATCCAGGTTCTGACGGCAACAGGGGCATCCTGCGCCATTCCGAAGACGAGCTTTTTCAGATCGCCAGCCGCGCCGCCGAACACGGAATTTCCAGCACCATCCACGCCATCGGCGACCGCGCCGTGAACGCCGTCATCAACGCTTTTATCCGCCTGCGGGATAAATATCCCGAGCAGGGCCTGCTTTCTCGGATCGAGCACGTGCAGTCGATCGCCCCGGACGACATTCCCCGCCTCGCCAAAAGCGGAGCCTATTGCGCGCTGCAGCCTGTCCACCTGGCCAATGACATCGACATGATCGGCCAGTACTGGGCCACCTTGGAGCAGGAAGCATATTGCTTCAGATCGCTTCTGGACCAGGGAATTCCCTTTGGCTTCGGCTCCGACGCCCCGATCGAAACGATCAACCCCTTTCATGGCATCTACAGCGCCATCGCCCGCAAAAACAGGCTTGACCCCAAAGCAAAAACCTGGCTGCCGGATGAACGGATAAGCCTCCACGACGCCCTCTACGCCTACACTTTGGGCGCGGCGAAGGGCTCGGACGCGCAGCATTGCGCGGGCTCGCTCAATCCCGGCAAGCTGGCCGACCTGATCGTGCTGGAGGATTTCACCCGCCTGCCTTGGGAATATTGGCTGGAAGCGGAATCCAGGCTCACCATGCTGGGCGGCGAAATTGTCTGGAGCGCAGGTATCTGACAAAATGAAAATGCAATAAGAATATATAAACCAAGGAGCAAACAAATGTCCAAATTAGGCTTTGATTTCCCAACCGTGCCTCGCCACACCTTCCTCTTCGACCTGGAGGAAAACTGGTATCTGCCCTTGCTGGCGCAAAAGAAGGGGATCCCCATTCAGCCGATCAAGCGCAGCAATTTCGGCGAATATGAGATGGCCGTGAATTACCTGACCTCCGTTCTGGAAGAGGCGGCGGCAGTGCAAAAACTGGCGATCTACAACATCGACCACATGGCCCAGATCAGGTTTAGCGGACAGGACGCGCCTGCCCTTCTGGACCGGGCTTTGGCTGGCCGGATGAGCGAAATGAAGGTCGGTTCCTGCAAATATACGCTGCTGCTCAACGAACGGGGCGGAGTGCAGGACGACATGATCCTGATGCGCCTCTCCGAGACGGAATACATCGCCGTGATCAATGCCGGGCACGACATCACTGCCACGGTCAACGGCCATGAACTGATCGCGGACATCGACCGCATCATGGGCCGGAAACTGCCCGGCGAGGACGTCTCCGCGCAAGACATTTCAGACCAACTGGTCAAGGTGGACATCCAGGGCCCGCTATCCTTCAAACTGGTCAAATCGATCTACGGGGAAGAGGTGCTCAAGAACCGCAACCAGCCGGAAAAGAACATGAACTACTTCAGCTTCAACGAGTTCGAGCGGGAAGGCCAGAAATATCTCATCAGCCGGACTGGATACACCAACCGCTGGGGCTGGGAGCTCTATATCCCGGTTGCCAACGCGGCCGAGGATTTCAAACGGATCGTGAGCTCGGCCCTGGACCTTGGCGGACTGCTGGTCGGCCTGGGCGGCAGGGATGAAAACCGCATCTCGGCCGGGCCTTTCGGGCTTCCCCTGATGGGCAGCGAATACGATCCGGAGCATACACCGGTCAACGCGCCGCTCTTCGAGGCCGCGGTCGACATGAGCAAGCCGGATTTTGTGGGCAAAGCCGCTTTGGAAAAGGAATTGGCCGCCGGAGCAAGCAAAGCGCTGATCATCTTCGTGGCCGAAGGGATCGCCTCCCACCGCAAAGTGTACAGAGATGGAAAGTGCATCGGCAGCGTCACTTCCAGCATCAATTCGCCCAATCTTTCCCCGGAACAGAGGCTGGCGATCGGTTCCAGCCGCAAGAACGTCAATGCCGAGGAAGGAAATGCCGCCATCGGCTTGGCCTGGCTGTATGAAAACCCCTTCCAGAAAGACGCCGAGGGCAAGCTGATCGCAGAGCAGGATGGCGCCCCCATCCGCATTCCCGTGCAGTTCTACCGTTTCGATGCGGCCGAAAACCCCACCGGTTCGCCGCTTCTGGGCTATCTCACCCTGGAGGGGATCACCCCCGCCACAGCGCCAAAACCGCTCAAGAACATCGAAAACCTATAGAAGTCACTATCTAAGCCTAGCCAAGGCCTCAGTATTGAGTAGTCATAGACGCACCCGTCTATGCAACACCGCAGGAGTTTGCCAGATCGACGGCAAAACCCTGCGGGCTGCCGCAGACGGGGACTTCTGCCGCCCCTCTGTCCTAATGTCCTTGCTTTTTCGTGCTTGGTCAAGAATGGTTGCCCCGGCTGGTTCACCTGCCCTGTTGGAGCTTGAGCCAACAATCCATATCGTCTTGCCATTCATGATGATACAAATATCTCTCCTGTGTCGCCCCCCTTATCAATACGGTGTTAATACGGACTCATTACGGACAAAGTCCGTAGTGAGTCCGTAATGATAGCGTAATGATAGGGAGAGCGCCGGGGCAAATATAAGCCCGACAGTGGATAATAATGCGGCAATGAATGGTGCTCGCCATGATGAAGGGCAGTCCAAACAGTCCGGAGGATACTTTAAAAAGAAACGGGGAGGCATTCGTTTGCCTTCTTCCGACCGGTCTGATGCCGTCATCCGGAAACCTGAAAATCTCCCCCTCACATTCATTCCGCAATCCTATCCGATCACCCCACAGACAATTAAGACTGGATTCGGAGCAGAGGCCGGTTTTTTCATGCAGGATTTGGAGAGTGGCGAGTATTATCTATAGAGATGATACCACAGGAGGT contains:
- a CDS encoding PHP domain-containing protein, with protein sequence MIVQEIDQIKRINLHLHTNVSDGAFSPAQLVERSRQIGLDLISITDHDTADAYRHLPRDYAPLRILPGMEISSTHEESDVHILAYGCDFNNSALIQMMEMYLIGRRDRAIRMIEILAELGLEITLDEVVKVAGSRELIVRPHIAQILVNRGYVRNKNEAFDKYIGNYKPAYVPKPELPVPDALKIIHDAGGLALIAHPGKLVKSSYIEEFIAMGIDGLEVWHPDHYQFEVESFIDICQKNGLYMSAGSDFHGELDTHNLFESVPANGAVLESVNKLWREYLCRRN
- a CDS encoding pyridoxal phosphate-dependent aminotransferase, with protein sequence MNYDFDRVIDRRGSGCFKYDALKMLYGRDDLISLWVADMDFAVSPAITSALQKRLDHGVFGYNFHLPEFYAVVASWVERRYGFHAEREWMLNSPGIMPAVNLAVRQLTRPGDGILIQTPVYRPFFNAIQDHGRQLLTNPLLLRDGSYQIDFDDFEQKLKQAKLFILCNPHNPIGRLWREDELRRMGGLCRNYSVPIISDEIHADIVYDGGKAISVAALEDFADNSICCVSPAKSFNLAGLASAVVIVKNPALREPLAWMIEKLHLYLGNSFGIQAVIAAYRDSDDWLAELLAYLQRNREFLLDFFATQLPQLKMIKPDSTYLAWIDFRALGLDDEAIKDMLVNKARLALDPGLKFGVEGAGFQRLNFACPRSVLAEAMRRLKQAL
- a CDS encoding 2,3,4,5-tetrahydropyridine-2,6-dicarboxylate N-succinyltransferase — protein: MQETIVALYQKNPGDYVSADRDLFAAFIKALEEGTIRACEPSGTGWKVNQWIKMGILCGFRMGVLTALPWSADKVFFDKDTLPERVFTLKQQIRIVPGGTSIRSGAYIAPGVTVMPPSYINVGAWVDSGSLVDSHALVGSCAQIGKNVHLSAGAMIGGVLEPIGSRPVVVEDDVFIGGNTGIYEGILIQKKAVIASGTIITASTPIFDSVHGEFLQRDLGGSFTIPSGAVVVPGSREMKEHKGFGVYCPVIIKYRDTKTDSAVQLEQDLRAVLD
- a CDS encoding pyridoxal phosphate-dependent aminotransferase encodes the protein MTESRRLQPIELSLIRRVLHSAPPGAINLALGELGFPLPEILRQKALDLLAQGTLVYTPNAGIPELRAAIAAIYPGCDPDSVCVCNGVEEAVFVTLLAILDPGDRVAIPDPDYPAYSAICKMLEANVIRLPFESNLLSVDWHKWEQLLADGVKTLVFSHPSNPCGHVFTEQEARRLAGLCSQHGIVLVVDEIYSRLFFNAPPPGFHGRMEPSFILGGLSKSHCMSGWRLGWIVAPPGFSAAVIKARQYVSTCSNWLSQHLAAYALSDDGGRAADEVMGQLQASRDLALEKLSPWLDRVLVPSATPYLLLRVEGDDLRTASYLARKGVICVPGSAFGEVSRGWLRINYAVDKQQLTTALDIIHDELYLH
- a CDS encoding amidohydrolase is translated as MNYIFTKALIFPMELPGPAVYDSLLVQDGRIALLGSLSDCRSAAGGKAEIIDLAGKALLPALTDTHTHYTEFAQQSLQLDLSACRSIAEIRNCLKSYRERQRELPAWVLGGAWDKNRIDSPQNINAALLDDFFPDVPVALYSKDFHSRWCNSAALRIAGVDESSPDPVGGKYQRDTAGNLTGILYETASELLEQFIVPPSREMVLDALAQATSGIHKLGLTTVHSMETSRGAEILEQFVRESRSLRVCRHFFLDELDAMIGHGLHSYTGDEWYKLGGVKLFADGSLGSQTAAIFAQYPGSDGNRGILRHSEDELFQIASRAAEHGISSTIHAIGDRAVNAVINAFIRLRDKYPEQGLLSRIEHVQSIAPDDIPRLAKSGAYCALQPVHLANDIDMIGQYWATLEQEAYCFRSLLDQGIPFGFGSDAPIETINPFHGIYSAIARKNRLDPKAKTWLPDERISLHDALYAYTLGAAKGSDAQHCAGSLNPGKLADLIVLEDFTRLPWEYWLEAESRLTMLGGEIVWSAGI
- a CDS encoding aminomethyltransferase family protein, producing the protein MSKLGFDFPTVPRHTFLFDLEENWYLPLLAQKKGIPIQPIKRSNFGEYEMAVNYLTSVLEEAAAVQKLAIYNIDHMAQIRFSGQDAPALLDRALAGRMSEMKVGSCKYTLLLNERGGVQDDMILMRLSETEYIAVINAGHDITATVNGHELIADIDRIMGRKLPGEDVSAQDISDQLVKVDIQGPLSFKLVKSIYGEEVLKNRNQPEKNMNYFSFNEFEREGQKYLISRTGYTNRWGWELYIPVANAAEDFKRIVSSALDLGGLLVGLGGRDENRISAGPFGLPLMGSEYDPEHTPVNAPLFEAAVDMSKPDFVGKAALEKELAAGASKALIIFVAEGIASHRKVYRDGKCIGSVTSSINSPNLSPEQRLAIGSSRKNVNAEEGNAAIGLAWLYENPFQKDAEGKLIAEQDGAPIRIPVQFYRFDAAENPTGSPLLGYLTLEGITPATAPKPLKNIENL